Part of the Hydrotalea sp. genome, GGCAATTTTTTTTTCAATTCAAAGGCAAAATTCGGCCCGGCCAAGACAGCAATTGGCGCGGCGGGAAAATATTGCGCGATGATAGCCATCGGCAATTGCCCACGGCTGTTCATGCCCTTCGAAAATAAAATGGTCGGCGGCAGGGTGGTTGTGGTGGCGGCCAAATCGGCGAACACCGAATCATATTCCTTAACCGGCAGGGCGACCAATAAAAAATCGACGCCGCTTAAATTAATTTTATCGCCGCGTTTGATAAGGGTGATGACATTTTCCTTTACCAAAACATCGTGCAACACCATGCCAAAATGGCCGGCACCAACGATTGTGATATTTTTTTTCATGAATTTTTTTTAGGCGGTTTTTACCTGTTGCGTGGTGGCGTTATGTAAATTCTCAAGCGGCCAACGTGGTTGCACCCGCGCCCGCAAATCATGGGTGATGCCTTGCCGCAACATTTCGATACCGGCCCAGGCGATCATCGCGCCATTGTCGGTGCATAAATTAATGGGCGGGGCGATAAGTTCAAAACCATTGTCCTTGGCGGTTTGGTGCAAGTTTTGGCGAATAAATTGGTTGGCCGCCACCCCGCCGACCAGGCAAAAATGATAGGGCGCGATATTCGGGAAATCGTTCTTAAACCGCGCCATCGCCCGTGCCGATTTTTCCCGCAACGATGATGTTATCGCCTGTTGCAGGCTGGCCGCCGCATCGGCCACATGATATTCATTTCGATTGTCGATTTTGTTTTGCAATTTGGTTTTCAGGGCAGTCTTCAAACCCGAAAATGAAAAATCACAATCGGCGGTGCCGCGCATCGGCACGGGCAGGGGGAATTTCTTGGCATCGCCATTTTTTGCCGCCTGCTCAATACTCGGGCCGCCCGGTTGCGCCAGTCCCAGCAACCGCGCCCCCTTATCAAAAACCTCGCCCGCCGAATCATCCAATGTTTCGCCGTATAGAATATAATCTTGCCCGCCATTTTTTGCCTGTGTAACCGCGACCAATTGACAATGGCCACCCGACACCAACAACATTAAATAGGGGAATGTTATATCGGCGTGGCTTAACCGCACCGACAGGGCGTGCGCAGACAGATGGTTGACCGCGATGAAGGGTTTGTTCAATGAAAAACCCAAGGCCTTGCCCAGCACCGCACCAACGATAAGACCGCCAATAAGCCCGGGACCGGTGGTGGCGGCAACCGCGTCGATGTCGCCCGGCGCAATGCCGGCCGCCCGAAATGTTGCCGACAATAATGGCGTTATTTTTTCCAAATGGGCGCGGGCCGCAATTTCGGGCACGACGCCGCCGTAATCGCGGTGTTCGGCAATTTGTGACCAGGTTTGCATCGCCAAGATACGGCCGCCAGCTTTTTTATTTTTCGCCACGTCGGTTGTCATATCTGTTGCCACGTCTGTTACGAGGGCGAGGGATGTTTCATCGCAAGAGGTTTCGATGCCGAGTATTATCATAATAAAACATCTATCATTTTTTATCGATAAAATCTATAAAAGCAAGATGGATGAAAGAAATAAAAAGTCGGGCGACAAAATTATCATCGGCAGTCGCGCCAGCCCGCTGGCCATGGCGCAAAGCAATTTTATCATGGCGGGGTTGCAGGCGGCGAACCCCAACCTAAGTATCGGCATTGAAACCATGACCACCAGCGGCGATAAATTTTTGAACGATAAATTATCGGCGGTCGGTGGCAAGGGGCTTTTCACCAAAGAATTGGACGCCGCTTTATTGGCCGGCAAAATCGACCTGGCGGTTCATTCGTTAAAAGATGTCGAAACAAAATTATCACCGGGGATTTCGATTGTCGCTATCCCCCAGCGCGAGACGCCGTTCGATTGCTTCCTGAGCCGTGATAACCGAAGCCTGCAGGCCATGCCAGCCGGGAGCAAGGTTGGCACGGCGTCACTGCGGCGGCAGGCGTTGTTGAAAAAACATCGCCCTGATATTAAGGTGGTGTTGTTGCGTGGCAATATCAACAGCCGTTTGGAAAAATTGGCGCGCGGCGATATCGACGGCATGGTGTTGGCGCTGGCGGGGTTGAAACGTATCAACCTTGCCAATCGCGTGGCGCAGGTTTTTTCGGCCGAGGATTTTCCCCCGGCACCGGCACAGGGGGCATTGGCGGTGGTGGCGCGAACCGATGACCAAGCCGTTAAAAAAATGCTCGAACCGCTTCATCATGATATAAGCGCAAGGGCGGTGATGTTGGAACGGCAATTTTTGGCCATGCTTGATGGGTCGTGCAAAACGCCGATAGGTTGTTTGGTAAAAATTGACGGCGATAACATGATAGCGACCGGTTTTGTCGCCGACGAAGATTTGTCAAACCCACGGCAAAAAAATATCGTCGGCCCCGTAAGCGATGGCGAAAACATAATGACAAGCCTGGCAGAAATGTTGCGCAAAAAAACATCAGGCGAAGAATTGGCATAGATAGTCATGAACGGGTTGGATTTGCGAAACGCATTATTTATTATCACCCGCCCGGATGAAAGCGGCCAAACCTTAACCGCCCGTTATTTGGCCGATGGTTACGAGGCGGTGCATTTGGCGGTGATGGAATATAAAATTGATAGCAACTTGCCCATCACCACCATCGAACAAAAAATAACCGCCGCGCCGGGCTTGGCCTTTACCTCGGCCAATGGGGTGCGCGCCTTTACCAAAATGCTGGCCAAAAACCACCGAAGTGGCGACAATGCCATCACGCTTGATAAAAAATATATTTTTGCCGTCGGGCCGATGACCGCCGCCGCCATTCAAGAAAAACTTGCCGAAAAAATTCACCCCAATAGGGCGTCCCCCGATGGCGCGAGCGATTTGCCAGGGCTAAAGAATATCATCGTCGCTGGTGGCAATGTTGAGGAATTGGCCAAGGCGATAATCGCGACCTATAAAAACCATGCTTGGCCTAAAGATAAAAACCTGTTGCATATCGGCGCGGCGGCCACCGCGGGGGAGGGGCAGGGCACCGATTTGGTAAGCCGCCTGCGTATGGCCCATATCCCAGCCGAAAAAATCGCCCTGTATGACATGGTGGCGGTTGATGCCATGCCCAGCAACGTGGTGCAAAAAATTTCGCATTACGCGGCGCGCGCGCGCCGGGTGATATTGTTTTTTTCGCCACGCACCGTGGCACTGACCGCCGCATTGTTGCGCCGCCATGGTTTTGCGCCGGCTGATT contains:
- the tsaD gene encoding tRNA (adenosine(37)-N6)-threonylcarbamoyltransferase complex transferase subunit TsaD → MIILGIETSCDETSLALVTDVATDMTTDVAKNKKAGGRILAMQTWSQIAEHRDYGGVVPEIAARAHLEKITPLLSATFRAAGIAPGDIDAVAATTGPGLIGGLIVGAVLGKALGFSLNKPFIAVNHLSAHALSVRLSHADITFPYLMLLVSGGHCQLVAVTQAKNGGQDYILYGETLDDSAGEVFDKGARLLGLAQPGGPSIEQAAKNGDAKKFPLPVPMRGTADCDFSFSGLKTALKTKLQNKIDNRNEYHVADAAASLQQAITSSLREKSARAMARFKNDFPNIAPYHFCLVGGVAANQFIRQNLHQTAKDNGFELIAPPINLCTDNGAMIAWAGIEMLRQGITHDLRARVQPRWPLENLHNATTQQVKTA
- the hemC gene encoding hydroxymethylbilane synthase; this translates as MPSIIIIKHLSFFIDKIYKSKMDERNKKSGDKIIIGSRASPLAMAQSNFIMAGLQAANPNLSIGIETMTTSGDKFLNDKLSAVGGKGLFTKELDAALLAGKIDLAVHSLKDVETKLSPGISIVAIPQRETPFDCFLSRDNRSLQAMPAGSKVGTASLRRQALLKKHRPDIKVVLLRGNINSRLEKLARGDIDGMVLALAGLKRINLANRVAQVFSAEDFPPAPAQGALAVVARTDDQAVKKMLEPLHHDISARAVMLERQFLAMLDGSCKTPIGCLVKIDGDNMIATGFVADEDLSNPRQKNIVGPVSDGENIMTSLAEMLRKKTSGEELA
- a CDS encoding uroporphyrinogen-III synthase; the protein is MNGLDLRNALFIITRPDESGQTLTARYLADGYEAVHLAVMEYKIDSNLPITTIEQKITAAPGLAFTSANGVRAFTKMLAKNHRSGDNAITLDKKYIFAVGPMTAAAIQEKLAEKIHPNRASPDGASDLPGLKNIIVAGGNVEELAKAIIATYKNHAWPKDKNLLHIGAAATAGEGQGTDLVSRLRMAHIPAEKIALYDMVAVDAMPSNVVQKISHYAARARRVILFFSPRTVALTAALLRRHGFAPADFFAQCHSAAVAAAARDAGFLLLDRGRGLTT